The following are encoded together in the Gemmatimonadota bacterium genome:
- a CDS encoding class I SAM-dependent methyltransferase — translation MKPEALQQLYDEAYAEQYNARFITHQNHGGKTAAEREVLGKAFDRIGPSARWLDLACGTGYFLAQFPNINRTGLDLSPGMLGYARKNNPDVPLVQGDFRNRDLFAPGSFDVISSMWWAYSYLETFSEIEQFVSNVSYWLADDGIFFLPIGDYTILAQTWSPVPQELPYHLNPNLQIGGGIRITGLTWSYDDVGGKRHENMLFPQPPEMVAMMRRHFPSAFEFMYTQYYRAVLASKSDLDPSFVADIVARYHTAVVADKRSKSSAPKGLRGVKRLVSRVLGLR, via the coding sequence GTGAAGCCCGAAGCGCTCCAACAGCTCTACGACGAGGCGTACGCCGAGCAGTACAACGCGCGCTTCATCACGCACCAGAATCACGGGGGAAAGACGGCTGCCGAGCGCGAGGTGCTCGGCAAGGCGTTCGACCGGATCGGCCCCTCGGCACGCTGGCTCGACCTGGCCTGTGGCACGGGGTACTTCCTGGCGCAGTTCCCGAACATCAACCGTACAGGGCTGGACCTGTCGCCGGGGATGCTCGGGTACGCTCGGAAGAACAACCCGGACGTGCCGTTGGTGCAGGGCGACTTCCGGAATCGCGACCTTTTCGCCCCGGGCAGCTTCGACGTCATCAGCTCCATGTGGTGGGCGTACTCGTACCTCGAGACGTTCTCCGAGATCGAGCAATTCGTGTCGAACGTTTCGTACTGGTTGGCCGACGACGGCATCTTCTTTCTTCCGATCGGCGACTACACGATCCTGGCGCAGACCTGGTCGCCGGTGCCGCAGGAGCTCCCGTATCACCTCAATCCCAATCTCCAGATTGGTGGCGGGATCAGAATCACCGGATTGACGTGGAGCTACGACGACGTGGGCGGAAAGCGTCACGAGAACATGCTCTTCCCCCAGCCGCCGGAGATGGTGGCGATGATGCGCCGCCACTTCCCGAGTGCCTTCGAGTTCATGTACACGCAGTACTACCGCGCGGTGCTGGCCTCCAAGTCCGACCTCGATCCGTCGTTCGTCGCCGACATCGTGGCTCGCTATCACACGGCGGTCGTGGCCGACAAGCGCAGCAAGAGCAGCGCGCCCAAGGGGCTGCGCGGGGTGAAGCGGCTCGTCTCCAGGGTGCTCGGCCTGCGATAG
- a CDS encoding peptidylprolyl isomerase, which translates to MLDPAHAEWRRAAPERSHLRFETTKGVFVLELHRAWGPIGADRLYNLTRLGYFDDTRVHRVRAGYIAQFGLHGDPTVNAVWKGRYLADDPPRSRNERGTFAFSYEGPGRPATRNTQIYINLANNARNDTEPFTVLGTVVEGMGVIDSLYAGYGEESGGGVRQGKQGPLERGGNAFMDQEYPRLDRILRATALPVRRD; encoded by the coding sequence GTGCTCGATCCGGCCCATGCGGAATGGCGTCGCGCTGCTCCTGAGCGCTCGCACCTGCGTTTCGAGACCACCAAGGGCGTCTTCGTACTCGAACTCCATCGCGCCTGGGGCCCCATCGGCGCCGACCGACTCTACAATCTGACCCGGCTCGGGTACTTCGACGACACGCGCGTCCATCGCGTTCGTGCCGGCTACATCGCGCAGTTCGGGCTGCATGGCGACCCGACGGTGAACGCGGTCTGGAAGGGACGCTATCTGGCCGACGATCCGCCGCGGTCGCGGAACGAGCGCGGGACCTTCGCCTTCTCGTACGAGGGGCCCGGCCGGCCGGCGACGCGCAACACGCAGATCTACATCAACCTCGCGAACAACGCGCGGAACGACACGGAGCCGTTCACCGTCCTCGGGACGGTGGTGGAGGGGATGGGGGTGATCGACTCGCTCTACGCGGGCTACGGCGAAGAGTCGGGGGGTGGGGTGCGACAGGGGAAACAGGGGCCGCTGGAGCGCGGCGGCAACGCCTTCATGGATCAGGAGTATCCTCGGCTCGACCGGATCCTCAGGGCGACCGCCCTACCTGTGCGAAGGGACTGA